CCGGATCGCGATCGGCCGGATTTTTCTGTGCTTCTTCCCGCTCTTGAATTCCTCCTTCCTCTCCTCCGATAGAACGCTTTTCAGGATTCTCTCCTCGGCCCTGTCCGAGAAATAAAATGCGACGAGAAACGCGTTCTTCCTCACGGAAACCCAGAAGATCGTCTTCGACTTCCGCGTCACCTTCATGAGCCAGCTCTTCCCGTCCTTGTAATACCTCCATTCCTCCTCGAACTCCGGATGCCGCTCGTGCAGCGCGCCGAAAAGCGCCTCCCACACGACCTTTCTCTTCCCGATATGGGAGAAGACCACCTCTTCCGTCGGGAACTGATCCGGGTCGTTTAGAACGGGTCGGTCATTCGGCATACATCTCTCCGAGTCAGGAAGTCGATACCGGCGCCGTACTCATGAACAGGCGCGCGAGGAGGCCGGCGGCTATTGGTAAGGCGACGGCGTACCCCAGCACGGCGACGTTCTGCAGAAGCATCCATCCGGAAATCGGGCCGGCACCTCCCGCGAGGCACAACGCTCCGCCGATCAGCAGAGTTCGGCGCACGTACCCGGCTTCGCGGTTTCCGCCCAGCGTGAGCGCCGAGAGAATCATGGTGAGGTGAGAGGTTCTGGCGCCCGTCCACCCCCCGGCGATCTCGCCGCCGCGCCGCTAAATCCACTCCCGGTCCTGGACCGAGTACCGGCGTCCGCGGGGACCATCGTCGTCCAAGAGCGCCGGGACGAGGGCGCCGGGCAGAACGGTGTCGATTTCATGATCGGCGTGAGGGCCGCCCATGTCCGTTTTGAGCCAACCGGGGTCCAAGGTGTTCACCAGAACGCCGGTATCACGTAGTTCCGCCGCCAGATCCAGCGTGTACTTGTCGACCGCCGCCTTGGAAACACCGTAGGGCGCGAGATGCGGGACATCCCGGATCCCCGAGGTGATGTTGACGACCCGCCCGAATCTTCGCTCGATCATTCCGGGAACGAAGGCGTTGCACATCGCCACGAGCGCGTGCAGGTTGATCTGGAACGTCTCTTCCCAGACCTTCTTGGGAATCTCCCAAATGCTCCGCCATTCGTTCTGCACCGCGGCGTTGTTGTAGAGAATGTCGACGCGGCCCGGTTTTTCACGCACGCCGTCGATCACCGCCAGCACGCCGGCGTCCGTCGCGAGATCGCCCTCGACGGTGACCTGTTCGACGTCATGGTCTTTCAGCACGTGAACGGTCTCGTCCAAATGTCCGATCGTGCGGGCGTGAAGGATCACGTTGCACCCTTCCCCCGCCAACCCCACCGCGATCCGTTGCCCGATTCCCCTGCTCGAACCCGTGACGAGCGCCCACTTGCCTGACAGAGCGTGCATACCTCACCTCGCTTGATTCATCCCCCTCGAACGAACACGAGTATAGACGTTTTCGCCCCTCCGGTTTGCAGACAATATCGCCGGCGCCTTGGTATTGGCCTTCTCCCTCTCCCGCAAGCGGGAGAGGGAGAAAATGATTTCGATTGCGATAGCGATCCCGATCCCGATAGCGATGGCAAGCCCTTCGCGGATCCTCGTAACCAGATACCTTTTCCTCCGCTCCGCTCCGGAAAAGTGAATCAGGTTACGAGGGGCTTTCAATCCCGATAGCGATAGTAAGGCTGTGGGTACCGGATACCTTTTCTCGTCGCTCTGCTCCTCGAAAAGAGAATTCGGTACCGAGGCGGCCCTCCCCTTCCCCCGCCGGGCTCCCTCTCGGTGCCGTCTCGACTCGCCGGGCACCCACCGAAGCCCGCCTCCGTCGAGATGATAAAAAATCTGTCGAGCATTTATCGGGGCGGATGGAGGTGGGTCGGCGAGCGAGAAGAGGGAGGATGCAGAGCATCCGGACCGTGCCCCGAAGGGAGAGCCGGGGGTGGAAGGGAATAAAGCGGTAGCGATAGCGATTTCAATATGGATAGCGCAACACACATAATAGCAACGCCTTACGTTACAATCGGCATCCTCCCCTCCCCCCTCTTGCGTAAATCGCCGGCCGGGAGGATAATCAACGCACGCGGATCGAGATCCTCTTCTCGGTTGCTGCGGGGTGGGTGGGAGCGATCAACCCGAAACGCGCTCGGGATGTCGCTCGTATTTTCCCCCGAGCCTGAGCACTGGAGGATCGGCATGGCCGTCCGCATCACCGGCAAAGACCTCACCATCGAGCACGTCGTCTCCGTCGCACGAAACAACGAACCGGTCGAACTCGCCCCCGAGGCGCGCGAACGCATCGTCAAATGCCGCGCATTCATCGAGGAGCGCATCCAAGCGCGCGAGATCATGTACGGCGTCAACACCGGCATCGGCGAATTCAGCGAAGTGGTTCTCACCGACGATCAGGTCGAGCAGTTCCAGCGCTACCTCATCTACAACCACGCCGCCGGCATCGGCGATCCCTTCCCGAAAGAAGTGGTGCGCGCGGCGATGCTCCTTCGCGCCAACGTCCACGCCAACGGCTACTCCGGTTGCCGCCCCGTGATCACCGAAACCCTCGTCGCCATGCTCAACAAAGGAGTGACGCCGGTGGTCTGCACCAAGGGATCGGTGGGCGCCTGCGGCGACCTCTCTCCCATGAGTCAGATGGCCCTCTCCATGATGGGCGAGGGAGAGGCCTTTTATAAAGGCGAGCGGATGGCGACCAAGACCGCCTTCGAGAAGGCGGGCATTCCGATCCCCGGCCTCCGGGCGCGGGACGGCCTCGCCTCCATCAACGGCTCCAACATGCTGACCGGGATCGGCTGCCTCTCCGTATACGACGCCGAGCGCTTCCTCAAGATGGCGGACATCGCCGCGGCGATGACCCTCGACGCGCTCAAGGCGAACATGAAGCCTTACGACGGGCGGCTCCACGAGCTGCGCGGCTTCCGCGGCGCCGTCGCGTCGGCGGCGAACATCCGCAAGGTGATCGACGGCTCCGACCTCCTCACCGGCAAGGAAAAGGTCAAGGTTCAGGACGCCTACAGCATGCGTTCCACCCCGCAGGTGCACGGCGGGGCGCGCGATCACCTCCGCTGGACCCGCAGCCAGATCGAGATCGAAGCGAACGGCGTCGGCGACAACCCCATCTTCCTCCCCGACGATCATGTCGTCCTCACCGGCGCGAACTTCCAGGGGACGCCGGTCAGCCTTCCCCTCGACACCCTCGGCGGGGCGATCACCATGGTCTGCGTGATCAGCGAGAGGCGCCTCAACCGGATGACCAACCCGGCGCTCAGCGTCGGCCTCCCCGCGTTCCTCACCAAGGGGGCGGGAATGATGTCCGGCATGATGCTCAGCCAGTACACCGCGGACATGCAGATCGTCGAGCAGAAGATCCTCTCCACACCCGCCTTCTTCCAGTCCATCCCGGCGGCCGCGGACCAGGAGGATTTCGTCTCCATGGGGATGAACTCGGCGCTCAAGACCGCCCAGATTCTGGAGGTCGCCAACGGGGTCCTCGGCATCGAGCTGATGGCGGCCGCGCAGTCCCTCGACTTCCGGAAGTACGCACCCGGCCGCGGCACGCTCGCCGCCAAGGCGGCGATCCGCGAGAAGGTCGACTTCCTCGACGAGGACCGCCCCCTCTTCAACGATCACAACGCCATGATGGATTTGGTGAAGACCAGGCGGATTCTCGATGCGGTGGAGAACGAGGTGGGCGAACTCAGGACCTACTGATCGAGCCGTGAATCAAACAGGAACGGGGAGGGCCCAAACCGGCCCTCCCCATTTCATTCCCCTCTTCGATCGATAACGGTCTTCCGGGCCCTTTCACGCCTTTTCGAATCCACCTTTCGATTCACGCCGGAACGCATCGGGCCGGAAAAATCAGGGGAAAGAACGGAACCACTTCAATCAATCGGTGAATCCATGGTATGATAGCGAAGTATTCATGCGCTTCTCATCCGAAACAGACGAATAACGGGATTCGGGGAGGGGGCTCTCGTCCCCACCGTTTCCACGAAAGGAGAACCCCATGCGCATTCTCCTGATCGGTCCTCTTCTTCTCTTCCTCGCCGCCGCCGCTTTCGCCGGTCCGGGCGAGGGGGAACTCTCCCGCGCGGAAGAAACGCAGGGCGCCTTCGACATCCCCTGGTCGACGATCGGCGCCGGAGGCGCCCCCGGGGCGAGCGCCAATTTCCGCTCCAACGGCACACTCGGCCAATCGACGCCGATCGGCCTCTGCGGAAGCGCGAATATCGATCTCCACGCCGGCTTCTGGAGAAAGATCGCCGTCGCCACCGGCGTCCTGGAGGACGTGCTTCCCCCGATCTTCCGGAACGCCCTCCTTCCGAACGCGCCCAATCCCTTCAACCCGGCGACCACGATCCGTTACGAGACGGCCGAAGCGGGCCCCGTGGAGATCGTCGTCTACGGCGTCGGCGGGCGGGCGGTTCGCACCCTCATCCGCGAAACGCTCGGCCCGGGCCCGCACGAGACGGTGTGGGACGGAACCGACGACCGGGGAGCACCCGTCGGCTCCGGCGTCTACTTCTGCGCCCTTCGGATCGGCGCGACCAACCAAGTTCGTAAAATGGTCCTCGTGAAATAAAGGAGAGAACCATGAAATACCCGGCCCGTCTCTTTCTCACGCTCTTCTGCCTTCTCTTCTTCGCGTCCCTTCTCCACGCCGCCGTGCCCGGCCTCATGAACTACCAAGGGGTTCTGACCGACGCGGGCGGTGCGATCGTCCCGGACGGCGACTACGACGTCTTCTTCGCCATCTACAAGGACAGCGTCGACGCGGATTCGGTCTGGTGCGAATCGCGGACGGTCACCGTGGAGGAGGGCGTCTTCAGCGTGATCCTCGGCTCCCTCTCTCCCCTCACGGAGAACACCTTCGAGGACACGCCCCGCTGGATGGGGATCACCGTCGAGTCCGATCCGGAGATGACGCCGCGGATGAAGATCACCGCCGTTCCCTGGGCGATCCGCGCGGCGGTGGCCGATTCGGCGGTGGTCGCCGGCGGCGCCGGTGCCGACGCCGACTGGACGATCTACGGCGACAACATGTACTCCGGCGTGAGCGGCAACGTGGGGATCGGCACCGACGATCCGCTCTACCCTCTCCACGTCGTCGGGAACGATTCGATCGGATCGGCGATGATCGGCCCCGAAGCGACCATCAACGAGGACAGCCGCTTTCTCTTCAGCGAGGACGACGACGGCACCTACGGGATATTCCTCCACTACAACGGTGCGGCGAACCAACTCGAGATCGGCGGCCTCGCCGGAGGGACCGAGTACGGACCCCACGCGGTCTTCTCCCGGAATTCACCGTTGATCGAGTTTTCGGGCTCCGCCGGCTCCGCCCTTTTCAATCTGAACGGTCTGGGAAACAGCACGGTGACCCTCCCCGGGGACGCGGTCGCCGCGGCGGAGATCCTCGACGAGCCCGGCGTGGCGTGCAGCACCTGGACCGGCACCTATCAGTGGATCGGCTCCACGCCGACGGTTCTCCTTTCGCGAAGCATCGTCTGCCCCGCAGCCGGGTATGTACTGGCCATCGCCACCGCCCACGTCCAGTGGCACATCGGATCGTCGTACGCCTTCGACTGCCACTTCGCCCTCTCCACCCAAACCACCGTCATGCCCGATCCTTACTACAGCCTGCAGTTACCCGGCGGGATGCCCTGGGGAACCTACAACCAGCCGGTGACGATTCATGGTCTCTTCCCGGTTTCCACGGCGGGCACCCACACCTTCTACTTCCTCGGGGAAATTCAGGTATCGGACTTCGATCTCTACGATAAAACGCTCACGCTCCTTTACGTTCCCACCGCCTACGGAAACGTGAGCGAGCCGCTCACCGCCGGTGGACCGGTGAACGATCCCGAGGTCGGCGCCGAGCGCGCCGCCGCCGAAGCGGCGAACGCGGCGAGGCTGGAGAAGGAGGTCGCCGGGCTTCGCGAGGAGATCGAAGCGATTCGCGCGGAACTCCGCGCGGAGGAGGACCGCTAGAGCGAACGGCGCGACGAAACAACGGCATCGAACGGGGGTACGCGCAGGCCCCGAAAAAGAAGACGGCCGCCCCCTCGGCGTGGGAGTGGCGGCCGTCCTATTTCCATCGGGCGGTTCTACCGGATCAGCTCCGCTTCACGCAGCGGAAACCGCCGTCCCAATAGCTCCGTTTCGGAGAGCGATGGCCGCGCGCGAACGTCTGGATCTCCCAGGAGCTGACGTTCCACGAACCGCCGCGCACCACGCGGTCGAAGCTCCCCGCGCCGATCCAGCTGTGGCACCACTCGTAGACGTTCCCCGCCATCTCGCAAACACCGTAGGGACTGACGCCGCTGGTGCCGCCCACGGGCGCCGTGTCGTAGCGGCAGTCCCCGTAGTTGACGAGGCCGCAGTTGATCACGCCGTGCTCGTCCCAAGGATCGTCGTTCCCCCAGGGATACTGGTACCCCGTGTTCCCCCGCGCCGCCATCTCCCACTCCTCCTCGGTGGGGAGGGCGAGCCCGTAGTGCTTCGCGAAGGCGTACGCGCCGAACCAGGTCACCTGCACGGCCGGGTGGTTCTCGTATCCGGGGACGATGACGAAGGCGCCGCCTGAGTAGGTGATCCTCTGTTCATAGGGATGCTGGGAGTACGCGTGCAGGTCGAAAAGAGGGACGGTCCCGGCGCTGTACATCTCGTCCCCTTCGTAAGTCCCCTGCACGGTGCTGGCGACGCTGTCGCCCAAGAAAAAGAAAAACGCCTCCCCCGCCGCTATCGCCTCCTCCAGGAAGGCGACATACTGCGCGTTGGTCACCTCGTACTTCATGATCTTGTAGGCGGTATCGATCGTCGAAGCGGCGGCGGAGTCCCCATAGGTATAGGCGCCGGCGGGGATATCGACCCACTCGAAGGTCGTCGTCCCCTGGGGATCGCCCGATTCGTCGTCATCGGAATCCGATTGCAACAGATCACAGGACAAGAACGAACAGCAGAAGAGCGCGAGGCCGAAAATCAATAGCAGCCTTTTCACGGTTGTTCCTTTCCGGCGGAGAGTGCTCGCCATCTCATACCCCCCTCTCATGTCTCGGGGCGTTTACGGACGTGCCGATCGGAAATACGAAAACGAAAGAACCAACGACAAGGGGAAGGCAGTGTTCGGGAATCAGCTCTCTCCGGAGAGATCGCCGATCATGGGAGGAATAGCGTGCGGACCAGGCACCCCGCCGATGACCGTTCGTGTCTTTTCATTTTATCGCAGGGCCGGCCTAACTGCAAGCGGGAATGGAGGGTGCGGGCGTGGGCGCTCAGCGTTCTCGTCGCTTCGGATTCCGGGGATCGGGGCGATCCTTCCAGTTCCACCACTTGAGCAGTTCGGGGTCGGGACGGCGGGAAACGGCGAAATAGACGGCCGAGCGGAAGACGTAGAGGACGCAGCGGTCGATCGGCCCCCCGCGGAGGATCTGCAAACGACCGTACATTTCTTCCGGGTCGGCTCCGTGGAGATTCGCGACGGACCGAAAGCCGAGGTCGACGAGATCCCGGGAGATGCTCGGCCCCACGCCGGGAATCGTCCGGAGGTCGTTCGGTTCGGAGATTTTTCGTTTCATCGCCTCATCCCCACGTTGCCCTTCCTTTTCTCTTTGCCGTACACGATTTCGACTCTCCCGGGTGGTTGCCGGCGCGGATCCGCTTCCCCCGCGTCAAGTCATCGCTCCTCCCGTAGCCGTAGGTCGATCCGGTATGTTCTTCCGGAACGTTCCATCACTCTGCCCTCGAATCCGGCGCGGCGGGCGAGGCGGAGAACCTCCTCGGCAGCGCGGGTCTCCCGCGGCCAGCGAACGCCGTACCCCGTTTCGATCTCCCGACCGGCGGCGATCACCCGGAGGGGAAGGGCGACCGCCTCGCTCGTATCTCCATCCGGACGCACCGGTAGCTCCGCGTCCCAGATCAGGAAACGCCCCTCCGGTCGCAGAGTCCGCGCCGCCTCCTCGAACAGACGATCCAGGTCTTCGCGTCCCGGCAGATAGAGAAGCGTAAAGAACGCGACGGCCAGTGGGAAGACCCGGTCGGGGAAGGGGAGCGCCCGCGCGTCGGCCGCCACCTTGCGCGGACCCTCCGGCGCCTCCTTCAGTTCGCGCGGGGAACGGTCCACCGAGATCGTCTTCTCCCCCGCCAGGAGACCGACGATCCCCTCACCCCCTCCGCCGATGTCGAGCACGGGGCCGACGTCCGGGAACTCCCCGATCCGCACCTCTTCTTTATCGAGGAAGCACACCGAATCCGCCGACGTCATCCCGCATGCGCTCCCTGCCCGGTGGAATCAAAAGCGAAGGACATCTTCGACATCGCCCCCCTAAGCCGCGCAGTCGTCCAACCGTTCGATCCGCGCGCCGAGGCGGCGGAGGCGCTCGTCGATCTTCTCGTAGCCCCGATCGATCTGCTGGATGTTGTGGATCATCGAGATACCCTCCGCCTGAAGCGCCGCGATCAGAAGAGCCATACCGGCGCGGATATCCGGGCTGGAGAGGTTGCGGCCGACGAGGTTCGCCGGTCCGTTCACCACCGCGCGGTGCGGATCGCAGAGGACGATCTTCGCCCCCATGGCGATCAGGCTGTCGACGAAGAAGAGCCGGCTCTCGAACATCTTCTCGTGGATCAGCACCGTTCCGCGCGATCGGGTCGCGGTGACGAGGGCGATCGATGTGAGGTCCGCCGGGAAGGCGGGCCACGGGCCGTCGGCGATGCTCGGGATCGCCCCGCCGAGATCGCAGCACACCTCCAGGTCCTGCCCGCCCGGCACGACGAGGTCGCCGCCGGAGAGGCGGGTCTCCACGCCGAGGCGGCGGAAGGCCATCCGAATCATGCGGAGATGCTCCGGAACCACGTCGCGTATCGTCGTCTCGCCGCCGGTCACCGCGGCGAGACCGATGAAGCTGCCGATCTCGATGTGGTCCGGCGATACGCGGTGCTCGCAGCCTCCCAGCTCCGGCGTCCCTTCGACGGTGAGAACGTTGCTCCCGATCCCGTCGATCCGCGCGCCCATCGCGACGAGCATCCGGCAGACCCCCTGCACGTGCGGCTCGCAGGCGGCGTTGTAGATGACGGAGGTCCCCGTCGCGGCGGCGGCGGCCATCACCACGTTCTCCGTCGCCATCACCGACGCCTCGTCGAGAAAGATCTCCGTCCCCCGGAGTCCCCGCGGTGCGGCCAGGTGATAGGCCTTGCCGGCGCTCACCTCGACGCCGAGCGCTTCCAGCGCGAGAAGGTGCGTGTCGAGCCGCCTCCGGCCGATTCGATCCCCGCCGGGGCGCGGCAGAGTGACGTGCCCCCGGCGCGCGAGGAGCGGTCCCGCGAGGAGGAAAGAGGCGCGTATGCGCGCGCAGGTTTCCTGGTCCGGCTCGGCGTCCTTGATCCCCGAAGGATCGATCGTGACCGTGTCCGGAGTCAGGGTGTCCATCGATGCGCCTGCGCTCCGAATCGCGTCGATCATCGTGCCCGTGTCGCCGATCCGCGGCACGTTCCGGAGGGTCACCGGCCCGCCCGCGAGAAGAGAGGCGGCCAGCACGGGAAGCGCTTCGTTCTTGTTCCCCGAAGGAATCACTTCGCCCGAAAGCGGGATCCCCCCTTCCACGCGAAAGATCGCCATGACGCAAACCTCCTCCCCGCCGCCGGGCGCGGACGAACGGCCGACTCGTTTCTCCGGCGCCAGTATACAAGGGGGAACGGGGAAAATCACGCGCCGCCGGGCGCTCCCTGCGTCCCCTCTCCGGCGAGGCGGGAGAGAAGGATGCCGGCGAGGATCGCCGCGCAGCCGATCGCCCCGCGCCCGTCCATCCCCTCACCAAGGAGAAGAGCCCCGCCGAGAGCGGCGAAAACCGTTTCCAGGCTGAGGAGAAGCGCCGCGTGCGCGGGCGGGGCCGTCCTCTGCGCCGCGACCTGCAGCGTGAAGGCGACGCCGACGGACATCACCCCTCCGTAGAGAATCGGAACGGCGGCGGCCCGGACCCCGGCCGGATCGACCGTTTCGAAGACGAGGGCGGCGACGGCGCTCGCCGCGGCGCAAAACGAAAATTGGAGAAAAGCGAGTCGGAGCGCCCCGGTCCGCCGGACGGCGCGATCGACGATCAACACGTGAACCGCCCAGAAGAAAGCGCCGGCGAGGACGAGACCGTCGCCCGGCGCGAGGCGGAATCCGGAGCGGACGCTGAGGAGGTAGAGGCCGGCGACGGCGAGCGCCCCTCCCGCCCAGGTGCCGATCCCCGCCCTTCGTCCGAGGGCGATCCCGAGAAGGGGCACGATCACCACGTAGAGCCCGGTGATGAAGCCCGCTTTCCCGGCGGTGGTGGTGACGATGCCGATCTGCTGGAGGGAGACGGCGAGGAAGAGGGCGCTTCCGGCCGCGACGCCCGCCTTCAGCGCCGCCCGCCGCGGAGGGGAAGAAGACGCCGCGCCGCGCCGCCTGCCCATCAACGGAAGGATCGTGAGCGCGCCGAGGGCGAAACGAACGGCGTTGAAGGTGAAGGGCCCCGTGTGGGCCATGCCGGCCCTCTGGGCGACGAAAGAGAAGCCCCAGATCATCGCCGCGAGAAGGAGGAGCCCGTCGGCCCGCAACGATTCCCTTCGCATCAATACCTTTCGTCTCTCAGAATACGGCGGGAGGACCGGCGACGGCCCTCCCGCCCGCGGCGTTTCGGGCGGCGGCGCGCCCTACTTCTCGTTCCCCCAGAGGCGGGCCAGCTCGACCAGCGTCTTGCGGGAGGCGTCCATCTCTTCCAGACAGGCGAACTCCCGCTCGGAGTGGTAGTTGTACATCCCCGCCCACAGGTTCGGCGTCGGGAGCCCCATCTCGGAGAGGCGGGACCCGTCCGTCCCGCCGCGGATCAGCTCGTAGCGCGGCTCCACGCCCGCCTTGCGCGCCGCCTCCACGGCCAGTTCCACCGCCCGCGGCTCCTTCCGGAGCGCCTCGAGCATGTTCCGGTACTGCTTCTTCACCGACACGTCGATCGACGCCCCCGGATGTTCGGCGACGATCGTGGCGCCGACGCGTCTCAGGATCTCCGCCTGGTCCGCCAGGTCGGCTGTGTCGAAGCTCCGGAGCAGGACCTTGATCTTCACCTCCGGCACGCCCCCCTCGATCACGTAGGGGTGCAGGAAGGGCTCGCGCCCCGCGGTGGTTTCCGGCGCGAGCCGGTGCCAGGGGAGACGGGTGAGGAACTGCCCCGCCAGGCGGATCGCGTTGATCATCTTCCCCTTGGCGAGACCGGGGTGGATGTTGTTGCCGGTGACGGTGACGGTCGCCATGTCCGCGGAGAAGGTCTCCTGCTCGATGGATCCCAGCTCCGAGCCGTCCACGGTGTACCCGACCTTCGCGTCGATCTCCGCGAGGTCGATCTTGTCGGTCCCGCGTCCCACCTCTTCGTCGCAGGTGAAGACGACGCGGATCGGGCCGTGGGGGATGGTGCGGTCCTCCATCAGATCGGCGGCGGCGGTCATGATGATCGCCACCCCCGCCTTGTCGTCGGCGCCGAGGAGTGTGGTCCCGTCGGACGTGATCAGCGTCTTCCCCTTCATCCCCGCCATCTCGGGCACATCGGCGGCGCGGATCACCTGCGAGGGATCGCCGGAGGGAACGATGTCGCCGCCGTCGTAGTTGCTCCGCACCACCGGTTTCACGTTTGTACCGCTCGCCTCGGGGGATGTGTCCATGTGGGCGAACCAGGCGATCGTCGGCGCCCCTTCCTTCGTGGCGGGAACGGTCCCCATCACGATGCCGAACTCGTTCTGGCTCACGTTCTGGAGACCGAGCGACTCCAGTTCCTCCTTCAGCATGCGCGCCAGATCGAGCTGACACTCGGTGCTGGGATAGGTTTCACTCTCCTCGTTCGAGGTCGTATCCACCTTCACGTAGCGCAGGAAGCGGTTCAACAGTTCATCGGTGCTCACGATGGTCTCCTTTCCAGGGGAAGGGGTCCCCGATCGGTCGAGTGGGCAGGGCCGGGGCCGCGTCGCCCGCGGGAGCGCCGGGCCGTTTCGAGTATACCGCGCGCGGCGGATTGTTTACAGGGCGGAACCGATCGGTCCGCCGTCCGATCAGAGCGACCAGTAACGGCGGCGGCCCACCGGGCGGAAGCCGAGAGAACGCCAAAAGGAGAAGGGAACGCACGCGTCGGGGCGGATCGAGGCGGGTACTTCCGCGCGGACGGAGAGGCACCCCAGTCGCCGGAGGCGGCGAACTCCCTCGCGGACGAGGCCGGAGGCGACGCCGAGACGGCGGTTGCCGGCGAGACAGCCGACCGGACCCGCGCGCGCGATGCGGGTGGCCGGGTCGTGCTGGAAGAGACCGAAGGCGGCGATTCGCCCGTCGGGACCCATCGCGATCAGATCCAGATCGCGGCGGTAGAGGGAGCCGCGGCGCATCATGGCGCAGTATCGCTCCGCCCGTACCGGTTGATCCGGAAAGAGACGGCTCTCCGCGTCGGCCCTCTCCTGCAGCTCTTCCGGCGCGAGAAGGGAGTGGACCGAGTACCCGGAGGGATGCTCCGAAGGATCGACGGCGGCGTTCTCGCAGGAGAGTGAGAGGAGAATCGAGGCCATGCGTGTCGGCGCGAAACCGGCCGCGCCCAGGGCGCGCTCCCGCCCCCCGTCCCTCACGCCGGCCGGCACCAGCACGCCGGCGCGCGTGCCGGAGGCGGTGGCGCGGCGAATTCGGCGAGCCGTCCATAGAGCGACGGGCCCCTCCGCCTCGGGATAGGCGGGATCGGTGACGATCCACGCCGACCGGAGAAACGTGGAGACCCAGGCGAGCCCATAAGCGTGGCCGTCGTCGTCGGTCCAGAGCCGCGCGCCGGGGATCCTGTCCGCGTCCCGCTCGAAAAGAAAACGCCGCCTCTCCGCCTCACCGGGATGGAGACCGTCCGGAACGGCGAGGGCGCGCCGAAGAAGCTCGAGAAGCGGGCCGACGGTCTCCCCCTCCCGGAGGGCGACGGGCCTGGCGTCGATCGGAAAACGGTTCACGCCCCCGTCCCCCCTTCGCGCCGGTCGCCTTCGCGTACTTCGCGTACGCGGGAAGACCCGCCTTCGGCGAAGAGCCGTCGCATCCGTTTCCTTCTCCTAGGTGATCCCCGAAGGGGAGCGGGGCGTGGCGCTTGGTGGGCAAGCTCTACTGATTAGACGTCCGGCGGCGTGGTTTTGTTCGCCTATTTCTTCGCGGCGCGCCGAAAACGGAGCCGTGACGTTCTCACCCCGCGTGAGCCGCGCGGGCGGGCGGCGGGGGGAGAAGAGTTTTTCCGCGACGGCGACCGCGGTCGCGCCGAGCGGGAACGCCGCGGGCGCACGGGCAGGTTCTTCGCGCCCTCTTCAGGATGAGATCACGGCCGGCGGCTTGGTTTTTTCGTCCTCCTTGTCCGAGGCGATCACCCAGATCGTGTAGGCGCCGATCGCGGTCCCGATCGGGAAGTTCACCAGATTCAGCGCGCCGACGATCACGGCGAGCACCTTCGCCCAACCGGCGCCCGCGAGGAGCCCGATGCCGGAGAGAAACCCGGGGAGCCCGATGAGCAACAGCAGAAAGGCGACCAGCGAGCCGACGCGGCCGGTGATCATGCGGGCGGTCGGATCACCGCTCATCACCCCCGCGAAAAGAAGAAGGGAATAGGCGATCAAAGCCACGAAGACGGGGATGATGCCGAGGGCGATGTGCAGCCCGCCCAGGATGGTGCGGTGTCGTTCGTAC
The sequence above is a segment of the Candidatus Eisenbacteria bacterium genome. Coding sequences within it:
- a CDS encoding aromatic amino acid lyase, which encodes MAVRITGKDLTIEHVVSVARNNEPVELAPEARERIVKCRAFIEERIQAREIMYGVNTGIGEFSEVVLTDDQVEQFQRYLIYNHAAGIGDPFPKEVVRAAMLLRANVHANGYSGCRPVITETLVAMLNKGVTPVVCTKGSVGACGDLSPMSQMALSMMGEGEAFYKGERMATKTAFEKAGIPIPGLRARDGLASINGSNMLTGIGCLSVYDAERFLKMADIAAAMTLDALKANMKPYDGRLHELRGFRGAVASAANIRKVIDGSDLLTGKEKVKVQDAYSMRSTPQVHGGARDHLRWTRSQIEIEANGVGDNPIFLPDDHVVLTGANFQGTPVSLPLDTLGGAITMVCVISERRLNRMTNPALSVGLPAFLTKGAGMMSGMMLSQYTADMQIVEQKILSTPAFFQSIPAAADQEDFVSMGMNSALKTAQILEVANGVLGIELMAAAQSLDFRKYAPGRGTLAAKAAIREKVDFLDEDRPLFNDHNAMMDLVKTRRILDAVENEVGELRTY
- a CDS encoding DUF3788 family protein, with the translated sequence MPNDRPVLNDPDQFPTEEVVFSHIGKRKVVWEALFGALHERHPEFEEEWRYYKDGKSWLMKVTRKSKTIFWVSVRKNAFLVAFYFSDRAEERILKSVLSEERKEEFKSGKKHRKIRPIAIRMEEKKDIEDVEELIGIRMNV
- a CDS encoding SUMF1/EgtB/PvdO family nonheme iron enzyme; the encoded protein is MKRLLLIFGLALFCCSFLSCDLLQSDSDDDESGDPQGTTTFEWVDIPAGAYTYGDSAAASTIDTAYKIMKYEVTNAQYVAFLEEAIAAGEAFFFFLGDSVASTVQGTYEGDEMYSAGTVPLFDLHAYSQHPYEQRITYSGGAFVIVPGYENHPAVQVTWFGAYAFAKHYGLALPTEEEWEMAARGNTGYQYPWGNDDPWDEHGVINCGLVNYGDCRYDTAPVGGTSGVSPYGVCEMAGNVYEWCHSWIGAGSFDRVVRGGSWNVSSWEIQTFARGHRSPKRSYWDGGFRCVKRS
- a CDS encoding class I SAM-dependent methyltransferase, with the protein product MTSADSVCFLDKEEVRIGEFPDVGPVLDIGGGGEGIVGLLAGEKTISVDRSPRELKEAPEGPRKVAADARALPFPDRVFPLAVAFFTLLYLPGREDLDRLFEEAARTLRPEGRFLIWDAELPVRPDGDTSEAVALPLRVIAAGREIETGYGVRWPRETRAAEEVLRLARRAGFEGRVMERSGRTYRIDLRLREER
- the murA gene encoding UDP-N-acetylglucosamine 1-carboxyvinyltransferase yields the protein MAIFRVEGGIPLSGEVIPSGNKNEALPVLAASLLAGGPVTLRNVPRIGDTGTMIDAIRSAGASMDTLTPDTVTIDPSGIKDAEPDQETCARIRASFLLAGPLLARRGHVTLPRPGGDRIGRRRLDTHLLALEALGVEVSAGKAYHLAAPRGLRGTEIFLDEASVMATENVVMAAAAATGTSVIYNAACEPHVQGVCRMLVAMGARIDGIGSNVLTVEGTPELGGCEHRVSPDHIEIGSFIGLAAVTGGETTIRDVVPEHLRMIRMAFRRLGVETRLSGGDLVVPGGQDLEVCCDLGGAIPSIADGPWPAFPADLTSIALVTATRSRGTVLIHEKMFESRLFFVDSLIAMGAKIVLCDPHRAVVNGPANLVGRNLSSPDIRAGMALLIAALQAEGISMIHNIQQIDRGYEKIDERLRRLGARIERLDDCAA
- a CDS encoding helix-hairpin-helix domain-containing protein, with protein sequence MKRKISEPNDLRTIPGVGPSISRDLVDLGFRSVANLHGADPEEMYGRLQILRGGPIDRCVLYVFRSAVYFAVSRRPDPELLKWWNWKDRPDPRNPKRRER
- a CDS encoding SDR family oxidoreductase, translating into MHALSGKWALVTGSSRGIGQRIAVGLAGEGCNVILHARTIGHLDETVHVLKDHDVEQVTVEGDLATDAGVLAVIDGVREKPGRVDILYNNAAVQNEWRSIWEIPKKVWEETFQINLHALVAMCNAFVPGMIERRFGRVVNITSGIRDVPHLAPYGVSKAAVDKYTLDLAAELRDTGVLVNTLDPGWLKTDMGGPHADHEIDTVLPGALVPALLDDDGPRGRRYSVQDREWI